The genomic window GATGGTTCCAAATATTTTGcacttattttgtttttttactaggtgaaaccccgcgcattgctgcgggaatttagtatgataaaaaaaaataacgtgtaaaatagctagataacatcagattaagtaaattaatgtggtttatgataatttaaatttaaatagtatgtggaatggtgattcaaatgtaaaaggtaaggtggtatgattttatggaagaagaaaaataggaagATAGTTTGGactgtagattaatcatctaaaggctaaaaacaattgatgtgatatgacttaattagaggaaaaaaaggagaaagataatttggaccgtagattaatcatttaagcactaactaaataagaataaactatataagtatataggatatcataaaacataataaatatatacattgaaacattatgttaattatgttggacgataatttaacatgtttgtatttgaaaagctcttaaattataaaaactataaaaatatagcatgtttgcacgatgtttaaatgtgatgattgttagtggatgatgatgtggcattttgttaattagtggataatgatgcggcatcttgttagtgaaagatgatgtggcatctttgcatgttaagcttaagaagttagtgggggataactttatagtaagataggattagaAACACGGTACAAACATAGAcgcttagggcccctttgatttggaggaaaatcatagaaattttggaggattttaatcctataggaaaatttcatatgaagccctttgaaacaaaggattgaatccaatccaatcctttgaaattcctatggaatggacaatcctatagagattttggaagaaatttagcaagagctttaatctcttggtaactttcctttgagtctatctctctcatccaattcctacgtttttcctgcggttcaatcaaacgttcattcctgtgtttttcctatgttttgcaatcctctgttttacacttacattcctatcaaaatcctgcgtttttcctattcctacgttttctcaatcctgcaattcaaaggggcccttataGCGCACACACACTTACCTTACCCTTATTAAATGTAGAATTTGAATCCAAGTGGACTGGtttcgtcaaaaaaaacctaactaGTTGAGCTACGCTAACTTCGCttttactttttgttttttttgttccttttctaGAAGATTGGTGGTTCCAAATTCCAAATCTAGAATTGGCACCGTGACCGTCCACTAATCTGGTAACCTAGTCCTTGTGAACTTCTCTCTTATATTAAGATGGGTGATCAACTAATTGTTAGATGCCAGACTTGAGTAATTTGTGGCTCAGGCCACGATTTTCATTGTTTGTGGTTCAGGCTTGAAGAGTGATCAAAACCAACGAAGTTGCAGGTTTGATAGTGTTGACAGGTTTTGGTACATTTTTGGTAGAACGAATGCACGATCAACTAACCAATATAAATTTAACGCCAACATTAATCACATCAAAACTGTGATCACAGCTCAGATATGATCCGTTGGACAAAATTTGTCGTTGCATGCAAAATATATCAGGGACACAAGCACAGGAAACCAAACATGATCATTTTGTCCCTGCATAGTTGATATATTAAATGAAGTTGCATTGACAATAATTGCTGATGATGTAGGAGTACTATAAATGTGATAAATTGTCGAATTTACTAAGGTCAGATTGGAACATCAAAAAAGTAGTAATTCCATCCAAGCCATTAAAAAGCACGCACAGGATTGCCTGTGAAAGGCACACCCTTTGTATTCTACCATTGTACGAGTCCATCACCATGAATTTTCCCGGTTAAGAAGTGATTGCAAGAAACCTTTTTCAGCTAATTACATTTTATAATTAACCAAGAGTAAGTTACATGTAGTATGCCAAAAAATCCGGCCGGCAAAGTAAAGTTAGTGTACACCAAGAATCGAAAATATGAACATCTTACAACATGTTCCATTCCTACAAAACTAGTGGGATTTAGGCAGGGAGAGCTGCTGGCGTGGCTGGGGGAACCCGGTTCTCGACAGGGATCTCCGTGAACTCGGAGAGAATCGCCCTGAACTCGTCACCACTCAATGTCTCCTTCTCAAGGAGCACCTCCACGATCTTGTCCATGGCCTCCCGGTTGCTCCTGATCTGGCTCAAAGCGATCTCGTAGGCCTCATCGGACAACCGCTTCACAGCGGTATCGATGTCCTCCGCGAGCTTCTCCGACATGGAGTTCCTTGCCATCATCCTCATGATGACATCGCCGCTCTGAGCTCCTGAGTCCATTAGCGACCACGGACCGATGTCCGACATACCGAATGTAACCACCATCTGCAGAAGCATTGTGACCCCAGGtgtaattagcaaaagaaagaaaggggaaGGACTAAGAACAGATgtttaatatatatgtaaatgcTGTCAGTTTTTCTAGCATGTTATTTTGCAGCAAATTTATCCTCCAGACTGGTTTGTAAGTTATAAAAGGTGCAGAAGCAGAACAGATTACATAGTCTACTGCTTCAAAGTTTCTGTAGATCAATTAGCAAAGTTCTAGAATAGAAATATAGCGTACCTGCTTGGCTAGGCCAGTAATTTGCTGCAAGTCACCAGCAGCTCCTGTGGTCACCTCAGGCTCCCCAAAAATGATCTCCTCAGCAGCACGACCGCCAAGGCCACCAACAATTCTGGCGAACAGTTGTTGCCTGGAGATGAGCGTTGGGTCGTCCATTGGAATGAACCATGTGAGACCACGAGCTTGACCCCTCGGGATCAAAGTAACCTTTTGGACAGGGTCGTGGCCAGGCGTCAAAGTTCTACAAAGAATACATTTCCAGATATGAATAGTTGCACGAAATTTTGATATGCAAGTAATAAACAAAAGCACAGTTAGCAAATATGCAGATTATCTCTTACCCACAAATTGCATGCCCAACTTCATGGTAAGCAACAAGACTTTTGCTCTTCCCATCTGTCATCACAGTTCCTTCCATACCAGCCACTATTCTGTCAATTGAATCATCAATCTCCTTTGAGGAAATTGCTGTCCGACCACGTCGGCCCGCTAATATGGCTGCTTCATTTAGAAGATTTGCCAAGTCTGCTCCACTAAAGCCAGGTGTTCTCATTGCTATGACTTCAAGAGAGACATCAGTATCGAACTTCTTGTTGCTACCGTGCACCTTAAGAATCTCTGTCCTTCCGCGTACATCAGGAACATCAACACTTACCTGTGCAACAAGTTAAAAGGTATATCCATAATGTTAGCAAGGTTTTGGACATATGAGGATAACAAAATTCTAACTTTGAGAACACTCAAAGATAACTCAAGCTCGAAACCAAAAGCATCCAAACTGATTGCGTGAGTAAGCTACAACCAAGAACGAGTATTTATTGGACTTCTAGCCTAAAACCACGTGAGAACTTCAATAATACAGAACAAAGGTAAACGCTATAGCTGAAACATTTTTACTTAATTGTGTCACAATTGAATGAGTTAAAAACTAGAATACAACAGATGTTCACATCCAAAAGAATGTTCAGTGGATAAAAACTAACCTGTCTGTCAAAACGTCCAGGTCTGAGTAAAGCAGAATCCAGGATATCAGCCCTGTTGGTGGCAGCAATAACAATGATTCCAGTGTTCCCCTCAAAACCATCCATCTCAGTCAGCAACTGATTCAAAGTCTGCTCCCTTTCATCATTTCCACCACCAATACCTGTCCCTCTTTGCCTCCCAACAGCATCAATTTCATCAACAAATACTATGCAAGGAGCATTCTCCTTTGCCTTCTTGAAGAGATCACGAACCCGGGAGGCACCAACTCCGACAAACATCTCCACAAACTCAGATCCTGATATCGAGAAAAACGGCACACCAGCTTCCCCTGCAATAGCCTTGGCAAGCAAAGTCTTACCAGTTCCAGGAGGACCAACAAGCAGAACACCCTTAGGGATGCGAGCACCAACAGCGGTGAACCTTTCTGGTTTCTTCAAGAACTCAACCACTTCCATGAAGTCTTGCTTTGCTTCATCGACACCAGCAACATCATCAAATGTAACACCAGTGTTGGGTTCCATCTGAAACTTGGCCCTAGATTGACCAAAACCAAGAGGAAAGCCAGGACCGTTAGGTCCACCAAGGCCACCTTGTGCTCTTCTTGACAGCAAAAATAGACCACCAATAAGGATAAGTGGGAAAGCCAAGTTTCCGATCAGGTTGAACAGAAGAGAACCAGAGTCCTCCTGGTTGCTGTGTGCAGCAAAATCGATATTCTTTTCCCTCAACTTCTGGAGAAGCTCCTGGCTTAGACCAGGAAGCTGCACACGAACTCTCTGCACACGGTTGCCGAGCTCAGGAGAAATAGCCTCTACAATGGCAATCGTGCCATTCTCAAACAAATCAACCTTCTTCACTCTGTCCTTGTCTAGATACTCAAGGAACCTCGAGTAAGACATTCTCGACGACGAGACACCTTGCTCTTCAGCAAGAGCTCTCTTAGCACCCAACAAGGTGGGAAGCCCGACCCCGAGGTTCCCAAGCGCGAGCTTTAGGAACTTCCTTCTGGCATCATTAGTCTTGTGCTCGAGGGAGGCAGTCACAGAAACTGGCCTCTGTGCAACGCCACTCGAAGGAAGTGTCGAGAAGGGAAGCGGCGTCTTTGCAGCAAGGCTCATGGATGTTGGAGCCATCTTCGCTCACTGTTAAAAGTAATGAAAGGGAGATCTTGTCAAAGTGTTGTATGGCAGAAATTGCTTCATCCGATACTTCAACTAAGCTAATCACTTCATATCAATCCAACTTAGCTGTAACTAGCAAGCTGTCCTACCGTAAGTATTCAAGAACAAAGGTAAAGCATCTCTTCACAATCACCCCTACAAGTAGAAGCTATTGTAATCCCTTCTCGAACTACAAACAGCTACAACCATCATCCCCAAACCAGTATGAAACCCGAATTCAGTAGCTCACCGTAGCTTCTACTTGCTGATTAACCTATCGATTGGAACGAACACGCTAACGATCTCAGTCCCACCATCTTTACCAGTAAAAAGCTAGACCAGTACTCGAAATTCCGAAAAGCATACTGGCTAACAAACAGAACATCCGCATCGCATCAGAGACCAAACGCCACACACCTACACACTGGATTCAAGCTAGAAACAGAACCAGACGCACGCACCCACGCACGCAAGCGAAATCGTAAAGGGAAGCACTGAATCCAAAGCAAACGAGCACGCACCTGAGTGGATCGGAGCGGGGcgtggaggggagagggggggggggggggagtgggCCGAACtaggaaggggagggaggagggagtggaGTGTATAAATAGCCCGACACCGACGAGGAGGGTAGCGGCAGATTGATTTTTCCTCCTCCGCTCGcttggcctctctctctctctccggtgcGCAGTTGCGTGGGGAtttggggaggaagaggaggagagggggatgggggcgacgtggccgcctccgtgCCCACAGCGTCGATAAGGAAGAGATGAGCCCACATAGACGGATGCCAAAGCCCATGGAGACGAAGTGAAATATCTCTCCGTCCTGGTGAAATTGGCAAATGGCTCGTATTTTTTGCGTGCCATTTTCGTAGCCAGTGGGGTTTTCCTCCGATGGCTTGTAGTGTCGTGGCTGCTGGACTCACGGCTCACGCAAGATTGGACTGCTTGGAATCCTGGAGATGTGAAGGCGACACACTGGTCAGAGCATGGCAATATGACATACTAAGTTGCTGCCAACATTAGTTATTGGGTAAACAAAGCCAGAGCCGTCCATTTCCCTTGCACGACCTGCCGACTGAATTTTTTTCCTCGTCGAATTTACACATAGTGTAGAATTTTCTTCTATGATGATATACTAATGATTATTCTCTATCTGTAAGGAATACGATTACACAGGCAAAACTCTGTAGCCAAGATGCAGAATGGTAAAGAATTACAAGCACATGTCAAACTGTCAACCACTCGTCGGCAGGATCAGTTTGCTCAGGATGTGGGAAAACGGTGGAGGGATGGATGCACACGATGTTACAGGGCGTGAACAAACCAAGGCAACCTTTGTGTTTCACTAATCTGATGACGAGATGCGCCGGATCTTGCAGACCAGATGAGCGGTGGGGAGGTCGAGCTGGCTGCCGCCGTCAGACTTGATGAGGTCGCGGACCTGGTCTCTCGGGGTGGAGATGCAGGTGTGGAAGGTGGCGAGGAAGGGTGGGATCGGCATGGACAGCGCCGAGAGGACGTTGCTCAGGTACTCTATGTCCGCCGCCAGCTGCTGCGCGCCTCGGTCGGTGATGTAATGGATCCCTCGCAGCTGCTCCATGAACAACGCGGTGGCGCCTTCGGCGACCTGGTTCATCATGGAAACAGAGATCAGAAACAGTTCTAGATTAATTCATCAAAAGATTGGGTTTGGTGTTTGTGTTGTGATCAGATTATTGGGGTTTTATGTAATGTTCTATTCAGTTGCAATGCATGTAATTCTAAATGGTTGACTCTTCTGTACAGAATTTGCGAAAGTTGCACAATGTGAAGTATGAATATGGTTTTGTTGATGGCATGTTGCGACTTGCGAATGTACGCagcatgatgaaaaaaaaatgctttgaaTATATTACCTTAAATATCCATTCAGTAGCGAAGAACTGAGCCTCCTCGTTGCCAGCCTCACCGCCTGAGATACCTTCTGCAAGTGGCTCCAACTGCTGGGGTAAAGTTAGGAGATACTCCCCGACACTGGTCACATATGCCTGCGGGTAGGCACTGAAGCTTGGAAGGGGAAGGCCACCCTGTTCCTCCACCGATGACCAAATTGGGAGGCGAGCAACCTCATTGAGACGCTGTCGGACTTTAGATATGAGCACATCATAGACGAGTTCATTTACTGTGTCTGAGAAGGCCGCAACTCTTTGTGATGTCAGAGGTAGAGCATGGAACCTTGGATCTTTTGACTGTATAACAGAAATGTTATCTTTAAATTAGCCATGAAGACAAACAAAGAGTTACTTGTGGTACTTGGGAAATTGTAGGCCAAAAAATAGGTTCTATGCCACATATGAGTAGcttaaaaaaatgcataatAGAAAAGGAAAGCTAAAAAAGATCTCCGAATTTCCTATAAACCCAGATAATCTAGCTTAATACTACCACCTAAGTTTGCAATCAGGCTGTTCAAACAAATCATGGACTTGCTAAAAGACCTAGAACAATCAGAGAAACATTTGATAACTCTAGTGTTGTGACACTAGCaagataatttaaaaatatataacttgCCTGTTCTAGTACAGTGAAGAGCTTCTTAGACTTGTCTGGTAGATCGGTGAGGCGAATAGCTGCAATATCAAGTGCTGCCCTCCCTGTGATAGGCACTTCTGCATTCTCATCACCATTTGCTGCAGTTGATTTATCTAGGCTAGAACCAAAACCAGAAATAGAAAAGTTGGTTCCAATCCTGGCAAGAGTAGCCCTTAAAGAAGCTTCAAAAACGGAGGTTCTGCTAGTTAGGCAATCAGCAACTGTAAGAATCTGCAAAGCACCCTGGACAATAGACCATTCTTCCTCTTCAGAGACATCGACCAATCGTTGTGCTTCTTTTTTCTCTAGTCCTGCTTCCTTTTTAGAGGAATCACTATGTGCAGTATTATCCACCCCACATACAATCCTAAGGGATTTTAAAGTTTCTTGTAGGTTCGATATGTACTGCAGCATAATGTCATCTAGAGCCAATACCAGTTCATCTGCCTCTGAACCACCAGTAAGACTAATGCATCTCTCGACAGCTGCTTCAAGAAGCACTATAATTTGTGGGATGGATTCCTCCATTCTACGAACAGTTTCACTCAGCTCTATACCCTGTGCACCCACACCACGAGCAATGGCCCCACGGATATCTATACCAGCCATCTCAGCAGAAAGTAAAGCACGCTCCATTTGTCCATACCTACATAGCATGAAACACCACTGGCTGAGTACTACAGCaatagcaacaaaaaaaaaatctcaccaaTGCAGTTAACTGCATGCAACAGAATTtttcacaagtttttttttaccttgctTTAAAAGTCTCATATGGGGAGTAAATAGCTTTCAATGTATTCAGCAGAACTACAAGATCTGACTCTGAAAATAAATGTTGGATGTTCCGAGCAAAAGTGCCCGTCATGTTGTGCAGGTCGATCAGTGCTCCAAGATGCTTATTCTGCAATTTGGTACTTTTTGGCAAGTCACCTGATAGAACATCTAGTATACCTGGGTACAGAGGACATAAAATCAATTTATTGTTACGAAAGTACTCATATGTGGCAAACAAGTAATATCCTTTTTTAATTGAacagagaaaaataaaacatgtaaTTCAATCATGAAATTAGTATAGACAtacaaaaattaaataatacgAGAAGTTTATGCATTACCTTTTGCAACAGATCTAGTTTCAGGAACAGCATCTCCAGTTGCTAGGTTGACACGAGAGACAAAGCTTGAATTCAACTCACTCATGGTTTCAACAAGTACTTTTGGGACTAGTGATTTGTATTCTTCAGGGAAAGCAGTCAGGCACCTTCAGCATTAGCATTGTAGGACATCCATTAATTTTTGGTGGAGCAAAAATATTGTCCGAATACAGCTAAAAGATGCTGCCAAAAACTGGCTTCTGTTTACAAGGGCAAACATTGCTGATTCAGAACAAAAGACAACAGGGTACAATGAACATACCACTTCCATTCTTGTTCAAGGTAAAGTAGTGTCTCATCATAGAAATTTGGAAGCCAGCTAGCAAATGAGAGACTGTTTATGCTTTCTCCACCATACTTCTCCATCTCTACCCGCTTAGCTCTCTGTTTTAGATCAAAATCTTCCCAAAGTTTCTTTAGAGGCTTGACATGGATCTTAGTATATTGCACCTCCAGTGACTTGAATCTGCCAATACGTATCAGTATTCCACGAAGATCTTGCACAGCATCGACCTTCCAACCGAAATTTGTAGGCTTTAGATGAAATAGAGATGCCTGTACTACTGTTTGACAAATATAAATGAGATTAGTAAGAAAAACCTTGCAGTTAGAAAGTGCATCCACCAAACGAGGTTGAACCATGTCATCTAGCCGTTCTTCCAATACTTCAAGCTGCTTTCTCACATTAGCGAACTCTGCAACCTGAAAGCAACTTTTACATAAGCAAAACAAATAGCTTCTGTATATAAATTACAGTGTACTGTGCATGTTTGTGTGAGAGAGTACAATACCTCACCAACTGCCGACAAGCAATGTCTCATGGTTGCCAGGGTTTCTGCAGCTTTTGGAAGATCACCACTAGAAAATACATCCTCGACACTTTGGCTCAACTGAGCTAGTCCAGCCGCATCCTGCCATTCCAACCAACAAGCTGTTAAATCTATTAAAAGATAACCTACCACTGTGAGTGAAGCATTCACTTCAGTAACATGCACCATAGTCCACATACAACTTACCTGTAATGTTGCATACGCCGCTTCCATGCGTTGTTTCACAGTATCAATTCGTGCTAGCGCAGTTATTGACTCTGCAGATGAGCCCTCAGCCTGATTGaagaaatcatcatcatcagtacTTAGCTACCTACAGAATTTATGAAATGTAGATGGGACTGAATACCTAGTTAGTTGATCATACATGCATATGTATGTCATATTTCATTCAGTAACACCCAGTATTCAGCATTGGCCATTAGAAAGAAGGAATCActcagtccaaaaaaaaagttctagtGCTAGCAATTCATTCCAGTTTATTCTACGAAATGTCAAGCTAAATGCTATGAGAATATAACGCTACAAGTAACAAGAAGTACATGCTACAGGAGAAAATGTTTTGCTTGCAATTTGATGTAGCATCCTGACCTATCACCTATATGAACTAAACGATATAAGCGACGGTATTCCATTATAATGGTATAGGCATAGTTTTATGGGCATCACTGAGCTGCTGGATTTGAATGTCCTCTACAGCAAACTAAAAGTTTACATGCACATGACTGCATTGCATAAGTACACAGCATTATAACATCCCGACACATGCAAGGATTTTGCCAACAGAGCTCCAGCTTGGTTTTGCCAAGCCCACGCAAATTCTGACATCAGTTTCAGTCAACAGAGATGATCAAATTAACGTCTCATTTGATAAAAGCGTACAACGATAAAATTGACATGACTAAATACAGTTCTAGCTGTACGCACTGTTCAATGCAAAGCGTACAAGGATAAAATTGACATGACCAAATACAGTACGTGAGATCCAGATCCAAGTGAAAAAGAGGGGTACTAAAAGCGGCCAGAGGCTGAATCATACgcataaatgaatcaaactaAAACCTATTGTGCCAAATTGCTTCATCATTTGATCATTCGCACCAACTATTATCGCAAGTTCGTAATCCTCAATGATCTGGGTTTCGCGTGATACACGTACAATTATGCACGAATGAACTGTGAGATCTAGATCCAACTAGCAGGCGAGCGGGGGCGCACCTGGGAGAGCGACTGGAGGACGGAGGCGAGATGGGACCGGAGCGAGACGGCGtcgtcgcggaggcggagcgcgtcGCGGCAGGCGAGCGGGACGCGGCGGAGCGCGTCGGCGCTGTCCCGCTCGAGCGctgccgcggcgtcgtcggcggccgagCGGAGGcgctcctcggcgtcggcgaggaagcGGTCGAGCGGCTCCGACGGGTGGCGCGCGTCCAGCGCCGCGT from Oryza glaberrima chromosome 6, OglaRS2, whole genome shotgun sequence includes these protein-coding regions:
- the LOC127776350 gene encoding ATP-dependent zinc metalloprotease FTSH 2, chloroplastic — protein: MAPTSMSLAAKTPLPFSTLPSSGVAQRPVSVTASLEHKTNDARRKFLKLALGNLGVGLPTLLGAKRALAEEQGVSSSRMSYSRFLEYLDKDRVKKVDLFENGTIAIVEAISPELGNRVQRVRVQLPGLSQELLQKLREKNIDFAAHSNQEDSGSLLFNLIGNLAFPLILIGGLFLLSRRAQGGLGGPNGPGFPLGFGQSRAKFQMEPNTGVTFDDVAGVDEAKQDFMEVVEFLKKPERFTAVGARIPKGVLLVGPPGTGKTLLAKAIAGEAGVPFFSISGSEFVEMFVGVGASRVRDLFKKAKENAPCIVFVDEIDAVGRQRGTGIGGGNDEREQTLNQLLTEMDGFEGNTGIIVIAATNRADILDSALLRPGRFDRQVSVDVPDVRGRTEILKVHGSNKKFDTDVSLEVIAMRTPGFSGADLANLLNEAAILAGRRGRTAISSKEIDDSIDRIVAGMEGTVMTDGKSKSLVAYHEVGHAICGTLTPGHDPVQKVTLIPRGQARGLTWFIPMDDPTLISRQQLFARIVGGLGGRAAEEIIFGEPEVTTGAAGDLQQITGLAKQMVVTFGMSDIGPWSLMDSGAQSGDVIMRMMARNSMSEKLAEDIDTAVKRLSDEAYEIALSQIRSNREAMDKIVEVLLEKETLSGDEFRAILSEFTEIPVENRVPPATPAALPA
- the LOC127776349 gene encoding conserved oligomeric Golgi complex subunit 7; its protein translation is MVVVDASEFGAEGFDPKRWINAALDARHPSEPLDRFLADAEERLRSAADDAAAALERDSADALRRVPLACRDALRLRDDAVSLRSHLASVLQSLSQAEGSSAESITALARIDTVKQRMEAAYATLQDAAGLAQLSQSVEDVFSSGDLPKAAETLATMRHCLSAVGEVAEFANVRKQLEVLEERLDDMVQPRLVDALSNCKVDAVQDLRGILIRIGRFKSLEVQYTKIHVKPLKKLWEDFDLKQRAKRVEMEKYGGESINSLSFASWLPNFYDETLLYLEQEWKWCLTAFPEEYKSLVPKVLVETMSELNSSFVSRVNLATGDAVPETRSVAKGILDVLSGDLPKSTKLQNKHLGALIDLHNMTGTFARNIQHLFSESDLVVLLNTLKAIYSPYETFKARYGQMERALLSAEMAGIDIRGAIARGVGAQGIELSETVRRMEESIPQIIVLLEAAVERCISLTGGSEADELVLALDDIMLQYISNLQETLKSLRIVCGVDNTAHSDSSKKEAGLEKKEAQRLVDVSEEEEWSIVQGALQILTVADCLTSRTSVFEASLRATLARIGTNFSISGFGSSLDKSTAANGDENAEVPITGRAALDIAAIRLTDLPDKSKKLFTVLEQSKDPRFHALPLTSQRVAAFSDTVNELVYDVLISKVRQRLNEVARLPIWSSVEEQGGLPLPSFSAYPQAYVTSVGEYLLTLPQQLEPLAEGISGGEAGNEEAQFFATEWIFKVAEGATALFMEQLRGIHYITDRGAQQLAADIEYLSNVLSALSMPIPPFLATFHTCISTPRDQVRDLIKSDGGSQLDLPTAHLVCKIRRISSSD